A region of Planococcus sp. MSAK28401 DNA encodes the following proteins:
- a CDS encoding cation-transporting P-type ATPase, giving the protein MVTDQGFDQEFTAILDNQEVLIEEGLSEVEVVKRLKVFGANELPQGKREPGVIKFFKHFHDVLIYVLLAAAVITVVLGHYIDTSVILAVVVINAAIGYIQQRKAEKALDSIREMLSFKAGVLREGKRKDILAADLVPGDLVYLRAGDKVPADMRLIEASNLQLEESSLTGESDAVNKQTERLSSDTVLGDRSNMAFAGTAVASGSGFGVVIATGGNTELGKISSAMESVEKLQTPLLKQTTQFGKLISVVIVLSAIGMFFIGYWVHDYATAELLLAIIGLTVAAIPEGLPAVLSIILALGVQAMAGKNAIVRNLPSVETLGAVTVICSDKTGTLTKNEMTATSVILADEEINVSGVGYSPEGMLKKNGDGIRLTDHPRLAKFLACVKTVNDAHLVKGKKGKWSISGGATEGCLLTLAEKADDEVEKLSVIMKIPFDSSYKYMAALVEEQGTKWIYVKGAPEKLLGMIPSEERNEWEAKIASHAKRGERLLGAAVKQVDYTVEGISHEDMKCGFEFLGMAGIIDPPREEVIDSIAQCKKSGIRVKMITGDHKETAVAIGANLGIGDGVKALEGRELDGLNAQQLEVAAMEYDIFARTSPTNKLQLVRALQAQGQVCAMTGDGVNDAPALKRADIGIAMGIKGTEVSKEAAEMVLVDDNFSTIVNAVKEGRRVYDNLKKTILFILPTNVSEGLLIFISILFGTTIPLTAVQILWVNMITAVTISLAIAFEKLEPGTMERPPRKANSPLLSGYYIFRIAFASAIIGAGILWMNSMLEARDYDQGILQTMTLQALVISQLFYLFNCRSERHFALNRDFFSNKAAFIVSAILILVQLSVTYVPFMNTLLGTEPIGLRYWIWPLLIGVSVFVIVELEKWVVRRMSKNVNLSNK; this is encoded by the coding sequence GTGGTTACAGACCAAGGATTTGATCAAGAGTTTACGGCTATACTCGATAATCAAGAAGTTCTGATAGAAGAAGGGTTAAGCGAAGTTGAGGTTGTAAAGAGATTAAAGGTTTTTGGCGCCAATGAATTGCCTCAAGGAAAGCGAGAACCTGGAGTTATAAAGTTTTTTAAGCATTTTCATGATGTGCTGATCTATGTATTATTGGCAGCGGCAGTTATTACAGTCGTACTTGGACATTATATTGATACGAGTGTCATTTTAGCTGTAGTTGTCATCAATGCGGCAATTGGCTATATTCAACAGCGTAAAGCTGAGAAAGCATTGGATAGTATACGTGAAATGCTTTCATTCAAAGCGGGCGTATTGCGAGAGGGCAAACGAAAAGATATTCTGGCGGCTGATTTGGTGCCTGGGGATCTTGTTTATTTAAGGGCGGGTGATAAAGTGCCCGCAGATATGCGGCTCATAGAAGCATCGAATCTCCAGCTGGAGGAGTCGTCTTTGACTGGTGAGTCGGATGCAGTAAATAAACAGACTGAAAGACTATCGAGCGATACGGTGCTTGGCGATCGCTCCAACATGGCATTCGCAGGAACTGCTGTTGCATCCGGGTCAGGGTTCGGTGTTGTCATTGCAACTGGAGGAAATACTGAACTCGGAAAAATCAGCAGCGCCATGGAGTCGGTTGAGAAATTGCAGACCCCATTATTAAAACAGACTACTCAATTCGGAAAATTGATATCAGTGGTTATTGTACTGAGTGCAATCGGCATGTTTTTCATCGGTTATTGGGTCCACGACTACGCCACCGCTGAGTTATTATTGGCAATCATCGGCTTGACCGTAGCCGCCATTCCAGAAGGCTTGCCTGCGGTTCTATCCATTATTTTAGCTTTGGGTGTCCAGGCGATGGCTGGGAAGAATGCTATTGTACGGAACTTGCCGTCCGTCGAAACTTTAGGGGCCGTGACGGTAATATGCTCAGACAAAACAGGGACTTTGACGAAAAATGAAATGACGGCGACTTCTGTTATTCTGGCAGATGAAGAAATCAATGTTAGTGGGGTCGGTTATTCACCCGAAGGAATGTTAAAGAAAAACGGAGATGGCATTCGTTTAACTGATCATCCTCGCTTGGCAAAGTTTTTAGCCTGTGTGAAAACGGTTAACGATGCTCATTTGGTCAAAGGGAAAAAGGGGAAATGGTCAATCAGTGGGGGTGCGACGGAAGGCTGTCTGTTGACGCTTGCAGAGAAAGCGGATGACGAAGTAGAGAAGTTGTCGGTGATTATGAAGATTCCATTTGATTCTTCTTATAAATACATGGCTGCTTTGGTGGAAGAGCAGGGAACTAAATGGATCTATGTAAAGGGTGCCCCTGAAAAGCTGCTGGGGATGATACCAAGCGAAGAAAGGAATGAATGGGAGGCGAAGATAGCCTCACATGCAAAACGCGGAGAACGCCTTTTAGGAGCTGCTGTTAAGCAGGTCGATTACACAGTTGAAGGCATAAGCCACGAAGATATGAAGTGCGGGTTTGAGTTTTTGGGCATGGCAGGTATCATTGATCCTCCGCGCGAAGAAGTGATTGATTCAATTGCTCAATGCAAGAAATCCGGAATTCGCGTCAAGATGATCACTGGAGACCATAAAGAAACCGCTGTGGCGATTGGAGCCAATCTTGGAATTGGCGATGGGGTTAAGGCGCTCGAAGGCAGGGAGTTGGATGGCTTAAACGCCCAACAGTTGGAAGTTGCAGCCATGGAATACGATATTTTTGCGCGTACCAGCCCTACAAATAAATTGCAATTGGTTAGAGCTCTTCAAGCCCAGGGACAAGTGTGCGCAATGACCGGCGACGGGGTCAATGATGCACCGGCTTTGAAACGTGCTGATATCGGCATTGCGATGGGAATCAAAGGAACAGAAGTATCAAAAGAAGCAGCTGAGATGGTGCTGGTTGATGATAATTTCAGCACGATTGTCAATGCAGTGAAGGAAGGGCGGCGCGTCTATGATAATTTGAAAAAGACCATCCTGTTCATATTGCCGACAAACGTATCCGAAGGGCTGCTCATTTTTATCAGCATCTTATTTGGCACCACGATTCCGCTCACTGCGGTACAAATTTTGTGGGTCAACATGATTACGGCTGTGACGATTTCCTTAGCGATTGCATTTGAGAAGCTCGAACCTGGTACGATGGAGCGGCCACCTCGGAAAGCCAATAGCCCGTTACTCAGCGGCTATTATATTTTCCGCATCGCTTTTGCATCGGCGATTATCGGAGCGGGCATTTTATGGATGAACAGCATGCTAGAAGCTAGAGATTATGATCAAGGCATCTTGCAGACTATGACTCTACAGGCACTGGTCATCTCACAGCTATTTTATTTATTCAACTGCCGGAGTGAGCGGCATTTTGCGTTGAATCGTGATTTCTTTTCCAATAAAGCGGCCTTTATCGTCTCGGCTATATTGATCCTAGTGCAGCTATCGGTGACGTATGTGCCGTTTATGAATACGCTGCTCGGTACGGAACCAATTGGGCTTAGGTATTGGATTTGGCCGTTGCTGATAGGGGTGAGCGTGTTTGTTATTGTGGAGCTGGAAAAATGGGTGGTGCGCCGAATGAGTAAGAATGTTAATCTTTCGAATAAATAG
- a CDS encoding C45 family autoproteolytic acyltransferase/hydolase, with the protein MRQIHSEVVEFRGSHYDYGMMQGNTLKESITLHNRRGQWKSKRPRFVIDPAEAQAAFNEYAPKLWEELKGLEDSLKLPIDEVLRDFGGYRIDAPPSGCSIVSGEDFLVRNYDFHPQTYEGRVCLFQPEEGNAIIGPSQRILGRMDGMNEHGLVMGYNFMHRKNPGDGFVCYMIGRIILESCATIDEAVALVEDIPHRGSFSYVVTDKSGATKVIEATPRKVVVRDATACTNHFEIQQHENRNYLKDSYERLSVIEQNAEDAAEAYRAYRLFNDTDRGLFSNLYKSWAGTIHTSVYLPKEQEVWFALGGDQEPEVFNFGEWLAGKPVRNTSVHGQIDTGIGFAHTDALFK; encoded by the coding sequence ATGAGACAGATACATAGTGAAGTCGTCGAATTCAGAGGAAGCCATTATGATTATGGAATGATGCAAGGGAATACGCTCAAAGAATCGATCACGCTGCACAACCGCCGCGGGCAATGGAAGAGCAAGAGGCCGCGATTTGTCATCGACCCTGCAGAAGCGCAAGCTGCGTTCAATGAATACGCCCCGAAATTATGGGAGGAGTTGAAAGGCCTTGAAGATAGCCTCAAGCTGCCGATTGATGAGGTGCTTCGTGATTTTGGCGGTTACCGGATCGATGCGCCACCGTCGGGCTGTTCGATCGTCAGCGGCGAAGACTTTTTGGTGCGCAACTATGACTTCCATCCGCAGACATATGAAGGCAGGGTCTGCTTGTTTCAACCTGAGGAAGGAAATGCCATCATCGGTCCGAGCCAGCGCATTTTGGGGCGCATGGATGGCATGAACGAGCATGGCTTGGTGATGGGCTATAATTTTATGCACCGGAAAAACCCGGGTGATGGCTTTGTCTGTTATATGATCGGGCGCATCATTCTCGAGAGCTGCGCGACTATCGATGAAGCTGTTGCTTTGGTCGAAGATATTCCGCATCGCGGGTCATTCAGCTACGTTGTGACCGATAAGAGCGGCGCCACAAAGGTCATCGAAGCGACGCCCCGTAAAGTGGTGGTGCGCGATGCAACGGCTTGTACGAATCATTTTGAAATCCAGCAGCATGAAAACCGCAATTATCTAAAGGATTCCTATGAACGCTTGTCAGTTATCGAACAGAATGCAGAAGATGCAGCGGAAGCGTATCGTGCTTATCGCTTGTTCAATGACACGGACCGCGGCTTGTTTTCGAATCTTTATAAGAGCTGGGCCGGAACAATCCATACATCTGTTTATCTACCGAAAGAGCAGGAAGTGTGGTTTGCGCTTGGGGGCGACCAGGAGCCCGAAGTGTTCAATTTTGGGGAATGGCTTGCAGGAAAGCCTGTCCGCAATACATCCGTCCATGGACAGATAGATACTGGCATCGGGTTCGCCCATACCGATGCTTTGTTTAAATAA
- a CDS encoding C45 family autoproteolytic acyltransferase/hydolase, with translation MKKVHSDVIQFRGSHYDFGYHQGELLRDSLLLPNRKIQRGENSRQLLVDETKAIEMLERFAPRIWEEIEGLADALKWPFYDALREFGGYYIEYTRSGCSILSRSDFLVRNYDSSPQGYEGRFALYEPTDGGYASIGPSMQITGRTDGLNEKGLAMGYNFINRRNSADGFICNMIGRLILEHCASIEEAVDLLKELPHRRSFSYVLLDKSGRSVVAETSPRNVIVREAAVSTNHFEVLSEENRYQIDDSKRREEALLTHSTTSNDAYAAFRLLNDSDQGVFSTKYSTASGTLHTASYFPNSLEVGFAIGPDRLPLMFDFQKWLQGERLLAKRINGKIDTHFPFPYLDDLSSLQQKNG, from the coding sequence ATGAAGAAAGTCCATAGCGACGTAATCCAATTCCGCGGCAGCCATTATGATTTCGGCTATCATCAAGGGGAATTGTTAAGAGATTCACTGCTTTTACCGAACCGAAAAATACAGCGCGGCGAAAACAGCCGGCAGCTATTGGTGGATGAAACGAAGGCCATCGAAATGCTCGAACGTTTTGCCCCACGCATCTGGGAAGAAATCGAAGGCTTGGCCGATGCCCTGAAATGGCCATTTTATGATGCGCTGCGCGAATTCGGCGGCTATTATATCGAATATACACGCAGCGGCTGTTCGATCCTGAGCCGTTCCGACTTCCTTGTCCGCAACTATGACAGCTCACCGCAAGGCTATGAAGGCCGGTTCGCCTTGTACGAGCCGACTGACGGGGGCTATGCATCCATCGGGCCGTCCATGCAAATTACAGGACGGACGGATGGCCTCAATGAGAAGGGCCTGGCGATGGGCTATAATTTCATCAACCGCCGCAATTCAGCGGACGGGTTTATCTGCAATATGATCGGACGCCTGATCCTCGAACATTGCGCATCAATCGAAGAAGCGGTCGATTTATTGAAAGAACTGCCCCACCGCCGGTCATTCAGCTATGTGTTGCTGGATAAGAGCGGACGTTCAGTCGTCGCCGAAACTTCCCCGCGCAATGTCATCGTCCGGGAAGCGGCAGTTTCGACGAACCATTTCGAAGTGTTATCGGAAGAAAACCGTTACCAAATAGACGATTCCAAACGCCGCGAGGAAGCGCTTCTTACGCATTCCACAACGTCAAACGACGCATACGCAGCGTTTCGATTATTGAACGACTCGGACCAGGGCGTATTTTCCACCAAATACAGCACCGCTTCCGGTACTTTGCATACGGCTTCCTATTTCCCAAACAGTTTGGAAGTCGGATTCGCCATCGGCCCCGACCGCTTGCCGCTCATGTTCGATTTCCAAAAATGGCTCCAAGGCGAACGCTTGCTGGCGAAACGCATCAATGGGAAAATCGATACGCATTTCCCGTTTCCGTACCTTGACGACCTATCTTCATTGCAACAAAAAAACGGCTAG
- a CDS encoding B3/B4 domain-containing protein: protein MDFRVNPEITEILPDFKIGIIHYNNITVSDSPQMLKGRLQLFQEQLFFDMDDKELTDFPGLLEWKLAWKALGGDPNRYRPSAEALYRRVRKQNYLVPVNSAIDMNSFLSLQYEIPLGLYDTAQIEGEIEIALGKPDDRYEGLNNRDNTLDNIIVTRDAKGAFGSPYVDSKRTAVTPQTTDAVHVFYLRPSMNRDNALQLLTAAGNMFTGINGGEATSYVL, encoded by the coding sequence GTGGACTTTCGCGTAAACCCTGAAATTACAGAGATCCTGCCTGATTTTAAAATCGGCATTATTCATTATAACAATATCACCGTTTCGGATTCACCTCAAATGTTAAAAGGGCGTCTCCAGCTGTTCCAGGAGCAATTATTTTTCGATATGGACGATAAGGAATTAACGGATTTCCCTGGCCTTCTCGAATGGAAGCTGGCCTGGAAGGCGCTCGGAGGCGACCCGAACCGCTACCGGCCTTCTGCAGAAGCCTTGTACCGCCGTGTGCGTAAACAAAACTATCTGGTCCCTGTCAATTCAGCGATCGATATGAACAGTTTTCTATCGCTTCAGTACGAAATTCCACTCGGTTTGTACGATACAGCTCAAATCGAAGGCGAGATCGAAATCGCGCTCGGCAAGCCCGATGACCGTTATGAAGGCTTGAATAACCGCGACAATACGCTCGATAACATCATCGTCACACGCGATGCAAAAGGCGCATTCGGCAGCCCGTACGTCGATTCAAAGCGCACTGCTGTAACCCCGCAAACAACTGACGCGGTACATGTGTTTTACCTCCGCCCGTCCATGAACCGCGACAATGCCTTGCAGCTATTGACTGCTGCCGGCAATATGTTCACCGGAATCAATGGCGGCGAAGCGACAAGCTACGTCCTTTAA
- the queG gene encoding tRNA epoxyqueuosine(34) reductase QueG: MNLDQFQQQLVAYAAEIGIDKIGFASAEPFFNLKHRLIRQQQLNFQSGFEESDVEKRTRPELLMEEPVSIIAIAIAYPSKMEGATPGVKGARRGIFSRSSWGKDYHAALRDRLALLEAFIAAHYPEARTKSMVDTGELSDRAVAERAGIGWSAKNTNIITPEFGSYVYLGEMITNIQFEYDEPMEDQCGDCRLCIDTCPTGAIVEGGQLNAQRCISFLTQTKGFLPDEFRSKIGNRIYGCDTCQTVCPKNKRKANRIHPEFDPDPEIAKPLLEPLLTISNREFKEKFGHVSGSWRGKKPIQRNAILALAHFKEESAVPTLIELMKTDPRPVIRGTAAWAIGRIGLDSGRQALEHAQQQEKDEEVLAEIAKGLAFFSAETKG; the protein is encoded by the coding sequence ATGAACTTGGATCAATTCCAACAACAACTGGTTGCGTATGCCGCGGAAATCGGAATTGATAAAATCGGCTTTGCTTCGGCCGAACCATTTTTTAATTTAAAGCATCGCTTGATCCGCCAGCAGCAATTGAATTTCCAGTCCGGCTTTGAGGAATCGGATGTGGAGAAACGCACGCGCCCGGAACTATTGATGGAAGAGCCGGTGAGCATCATTGCGATTGCGATTGCCTATCCTTCCAAAATGGAAGGGGCAACGCCTGGTGTCAAAGGGGCACGGCGTGGTATTTTCTCGCGTTCTTCCTGGGGCAAGGATTACCATGCGGCACTTCGGGACCGGCTGGCGCTGCTAGAAGCGTTCATCGCGGCTCATTATCCGGAAGCACGCACAAAATCCATGGTTGATACGGGTGAATTGTCCGACCGTGCCGTGGCAGAACGGGCCGGTATCGGATGGAGCGCGAAAAATACCAATATCATCACGCCAGAATTCGGGTCATATGTCTATTTGGGCGAGATGATCACCAACATCCAATTTGAATACGACGAGCCGATGGAAGATCAATGCGGCGACTGCCGTTTGTGCATCGATACATGCCCGACCGGAGCGATTGTCGAGGGCGGGCAGCTCAATGCCCAGCGCTGCATTTCGTTTTTGACGCAGACAAAAGGCTTCCTGCCGGATGAGTTCCGCTCGAAAATCGGCAACCGGATCTACGGCTGCGACACATGCCAGACCGTGTGCCCGAAAAATAAGCGCAAAGCCAATCGCATCCATCCGGAATTCGACCCGGACCCGGAAATTGCCAAGCCTTTGCTTGAGCCGCTGTTGACTATTTCCAATCGGGAGTTCAAAGAGAAATTCGGGCATGTGTCAGGTTCTTGGCGCGGCAAAAAGCCGATTCAGCGTAATGCCATTTTGGCACTTGCCCATTTCAAGGAGGAGTCGGCAGTGCCCACGTTGATCGAATTAATGAAGACGGATCCGCGCCCGGTCATCCGCGGCACGGCCGCTTGGGCGATCGGCCGCATCGGATTAGATAGTGGAAGACAAGCGCTCGAACATGCACAGCAGCAAGAGAAAGATGAAGAGGTGCTGGCAGAGATCGCTAAAGGCTTGGCATTCTTTTCTGCAGAAACGAAAGGATAA
- the trmL gene encoding tRNA (uridine(34)/cytosine(34)/5-carboxymethylaminomethyluridine(34)-2'-O)-methyltransferase TrmL has protein sequence MGIHIVLYQPLIPANTGNIARSCAGTGVSLHLIKPLGFSTDDKMLKRAGLDYWEHVDIHYHDGLDELFTAYPDGKYHYITKFGTKTYSSFDFSDTGEDYFFVFGQETKGLPRELIDANLERCLRIPMNEHIRSLNLSNTAAILMYEALRQQDFPNLK, from the coding sequence TTGGGAATACACATTGTGTTATATCAGCCACTAATTCCGGCGAATACCGGGAACATTGCACGTTCTTGTGCGGGGACAGGGGTCAGCCTTCATTTGATCAAGCCGCTCGGATTTTCGACGGACGATAAAATGCTCAAACGGGCGGGGCTCGATTATTGGGAGCACGTGGATATTCATTACCACGATGGCCTCGATGAGTTATTTACAGCCTATCCTGACGGCAAATACCATTACATCACCAAGTTTGGCACGAAGACCTACAGCTCGTTCGATTTTTCGGATACCGGGGAAGATTATTTCTTCGTCTTCGGGCAGGAGACAAAGGGCTTGCCGAGGGAATTGATTGATGCCAATCTGGAGCGGTGCCTGCGCATTCCGATGAACGAACATATCCGTTCACTCAATTTGTCGAATACGGCAGCGATCTTGATGTATGAAGCACTGCGCCAACAGGATTTCCCGAATTTAAAATAA
- a CDS encoding NCS2 family permease, which translates to MFQLKEHGTDVRTEITAGMTTFLTMAYIVIVNPVILGAAGVPFDQVFLATIIAAVIGTLWMALLANYPIAIAPGMGLNAYFTSMVLASDGAIDYTTAFAAVFVSGLLFVALSLTSMRKILIEAIPENLKHAITAGIGLFIAFIGMRLSGLIVANEANLVGLGDLTSPPVALTLAGLAITLIFMSLNIHGGIFFGMIATGIIAFFTGQLTFAEGFMKLPSLPEGIIVWNPIEAFLLVAEFGLYGVVFSFLLVTLFDTTGTMIGVAKQAGLMKDNKMPRVRQALLADSVAASAGAMVGTSPTSAYVESSAGVAAGGRTGLTTLTVAILFIAAAFFGPLVGSLSGVAAITAPALIIVGSLMIGAVKQIDWDQFDEAFPAFLIVLAMPLTSSIATGIALGFISYPLMKIFKGKWKAVHPILYIFAVLFTIQILIAPH; encoded by the coding sequence ATGTTTCAGTTAAAAGAACACGGAACTGACGTCAGAACCGAGATTACTGCCGGTATGACGACGTTCCTGACAATGGCGTATATCGTCATCGTCAACCCGGTGATTTTAGGTGCTGCCGGCGTTCCGTTCGACCAGGTTTTTCTTGCCACCATCATAGCAGCGGTTATCGGCACATTGTGGATGGCATTGCTCGCCAATTACCCGATCGCCATTGCTCCGGGCATGGGGCTTAACGCATATTTCACTTCCATGGTGCTCGCTTCTGACGGCGCCATTGATTATACGACTGCTTTTGCTGCAGTCTTCGTTTCCGGATTGCTGTTTGTCGCACTGTCATTAACCTCGATGCGCAAAATCCTCATTGAAGCCATTCCGGAAAACTTAAAACACGCCATCACGGCAGGCATCGGCTTGTTCATCGCTTTCATCGGCATGCGCCTCAGTGGATTGATCGTCGCCAATGAAGCGAATCTCGTGGGGCTTGGCGACCTGACTTCGCCGCCTGTCGCATTAACGCTCGCAGGGCTCGCCATCACGCTTATCTTCATGTCCTTGAACATTCACGGCGGGATTTTCTTCGGCATGATCGCAACGGGCATCATTGCCTTCTTCACCGGCCAATTGACATTTGCGGAAGGCTTCATGAAGTTGCCGTCGCTTCCTGAAGGCATCATCGTCTGGAATCCCATCGAAGCGTTCCTGCTAGTCGCCGAATTCGGGCTATACGGCGTCGTGTTCTCGTTCCTGCTCGTCACGCTTTTCGACACGACCGGGACGATGATCGGTGTCGCAAAACAAGCAGGACTCATGAAAGACAATAAAATGCCGCGCGTGCGCCAAGCGCTTCTCGCTGATTCTGTCGCCGCCAGTGCAGGCGCCATGGTCGGCACAAGCCCAACCAGCGCTTATGTCGAATCTTCCGCCGGCGTCGCTGCAGGCGGACGGACAGGACTCACAACTTTGACCGTCGCCATCCTGTTCATCGCAGCCGCCTTTTTCGGGCCGCTCGTAGGCTCGCTTTCCGGCGTCGCCGCCATCACCGCTCCCGCTCTCATCATCGTCGGCAGCTTAATGATCGGCGCCGTCAAGCAAATCGACTGGGATCAATTCGATGAAGCGTTCCCGGCGTTCCTTATTGTTCTCGCCATGCCGCTCACCTCAAGCATCGCAACCGGCATTGCACTCGGGTTCATTTCTTACCCGCTGATGAAAATCTTCAAAGGCAAATGGAAAGCCGTCCACCCGATCCTTTATATTTTTGCTGTGCTGTTCACGATCCAGATTCTCATTGCACCGCATTAA
- a CDS encoding aldo/keto reductase: MNLTIESTKTLHNGVEMPRFGLGVYKMTDKEAAVEAMVKAIETGYKAIDTATVYDNEAEVGEAIRAGGVKREELFITSKVWNTDQGYDQTLRAFEASLKRLDMDYLDLYLTHWAIPDTFEETYRAIERLYDEKLIRAAGVSNHQQHHLEKILAKANTKPMVNQIELHPQLTQESLREFCAAQDIVVTSWSPLARGRLLEDPVLSEIGEKHGKSIAQTIIRWHLQNDLIVIPKSVTPSRIVENADVFDFELSEEEMKQISALNQDWRSGTHPDEIKV, encoded by the coding sequence ATGAATCTGACGATTGAATCAACAAAGACCTTACATAATGGAGTGGAAATGCCGCGTTTTGGCCTTGGCGTCTACAAGATGACCGATAAAGAAGCGGCGGTCGAGGCGATGGTAAAAGCGATCGAAACAGGCTATAAAGCGATCGATACCGCTACAGTGTACGACAATGAAGCAGAAGTCGGGGAAGCAATCCGTGCAGGCGGCGTGAAGCGTGAAGAGCTGTTCATCACGTCGAAAGTATGGAATACCGACCAGGGCTACGACCAGACATTGCGTGCATTCGAAGCTTCATTGAAACGGCTGGATATGGACTATCTGGATCTGTATTTGACCCATTGGGCGATCCCCGACACGTTCGAGGAAACCTACCGTGCGATCGAGCGGCTCTATGATGAGAAATTGATCCGTGCTGCCGGCGTTTCCAACCATCAGCAGCATCACCTGGAGAAAATTCTGGCCAAGGCCAATACGAAACCGATGGTCAACCAGATTGAGCTGCATCCGCAATTGACGCAGGAATCATTGCGCGAATTTTGTGCAGCACAAGACATTGTGGTCACTTCCTGGTCGCCGCTTGCGAGAGGGCGCCTGCTCGAAGATCCGGTGCTGTCGGAAATCGGCGAAAAACACGGGAAATCCATCGCGCAGACCATTATTCGCTGGCATCTCCAGAATGACTTGATCGTCATCCCGAAATCGGTGACGCCGTCGCGCATCGTTGAAAATGCCGATGTTTTTGATTTTGAATTAAGTGAAGAAGAGATGAAACAGATTTCAGCGCTCAACCAGGATTGGCGGAGCGGAACCCATCCGGACGAAATCAAGGTTTAA
- a CDS encoding RluA family pseudouridine synthase, with translation MNWTYQIPEQGMTVTDLLKNEWGLGKKTVHELRMAKGVRLEDGTEPRWQEPLDKGTQLIVTIPQAESPYQPNPSIEPEILFEDEHFIIANKPKGLATHPNDSHQDDTFINGLMAYAQQSGGSYIEHIHRLDQGTSGVLLLAKHPIAKNVMDRMVEQKLVQREYEALVKGLVRGQSGTLDFPLGRDRHHATRRRVSPNGQSAVTHYQVINRADGRSLLHLTLETGRTHQIRAHLSHVKHPIIGDELYGGPPTEDGEYFLHAFRIAFKHPFTGQQIDIEAKQ, from the coding sequence ATGAATTGGACTTACCAAATTCCGGAACAAGGCATGACCGTCACGGACTTATTGAAAAATGAATGGGGCCTCGGCAAAAAGACCGTGCACGAACTGCGCATGGCCAAAGGCGTCCGTCTTGAAGACGGCACAGAACCACGTTGGCAGGAACCGCTCGACAAAGGGACGCAATTGATTGTTACTATTCCCCAAGCTGAGTCGCCGTACCAGCCAAACCCATCGATCGAACCTGAGATTTTATTTGAAGACGAGCACTTCATCATCGCCAATAAACCAAAAGGGCTCGCCACCCACCCGAATGATAGCCACCAGGATGATACATTCATCAACGGCTTGATGGCTTACGCCCAGCAATCCGGCGGTTCGTATATCGAACATATCCACCGGCTGGACCAAGGCACTTCCGGCGTGTTGCTTTTGGCCAAACATCCAATCGCCAAAAACGTCATGGACCGGATGGTTGAACAAAAGCTTGTGCAGCGTGAATACGAAGCACTCGTTAAAGGCCTCGTCCGCGGGCAATCCGGGACGCTCGACTTCCCGCTCGGCCGCGACCGCCATCACGCTACGCGCCGCCGCGTATCACCAAACGGGCAAAGCGCCGTCACCCATTACCAAGTCATCAACCGCGCAGACGGCCGCTCCCTGCTTCATTTAACTTTGGAGACTGGGCGCACGCATCAAATCCGTGCCCATTTGTCGCACGTCAAACACCCGATCATCGGCGATGAATTGTACGGAGGGCCGCCGACTGAAGACGGCGAATACTTCCTGCACGCATTCCGCATCGCTTTTAAACACCCATTTACCGGTCAGCAAATCGATATCGAAGCAAAACAATAG
- a CDS encoding thioredoxin family protein: MKKLLIIAGVVLAIFALIVFLTNQSQDEKLADNQYGTDDLNPATIDQLDDENYQNIALPEDVNEQIQSGEPTTVYFFSPTCQFCQQTTPILMPVADDMEVDVLQYNLLEFEQGWSDYALEATPTLVHYEDGQEVARWTGAQPKENIEQFFQEVVKK; encoded by the coding sequence ATGAAAAAATTGCTGATTATCGCCGGCGTCGTGCTTGCCATCTTTGCGTTGATCGTCTTCTTGACCAATCAATCGCAAGACGAGAAACTGGCGGACAACCAATACGGCACGGATGATTTGAATCCGGCCACCATCGATCAGCTCGATGACGAAAACTACCAGAACATCGCATTGCCAGAAGACGTAAATGAACAGATCCAAAGCGGCGAGCCGACAACTGTTTATTTCTTTAGCCCGACTTGCCAATTCTGCCAACAGACAACGCCGATCTTGATGCCTGTCGCAGATGATATGGAAGTCGATGTGTTGCAGTACAACCTGCTCGAATTTGAGCAAGGCTGGTCTGATTATGCACTCGAAGCGACACCGACACTTGTCCATTATGAAGACGGACAGGAAGTTGCCCGCTGGACAGGCGCACAGCCGAAAGAGAATATCGAACAATTTTTCCAGGAAGTCGTGAAAAAATAA